GAGCACGATCGGGACCTCAATTCCCCGGCGCAGGGCCGGCATCTTGTGCTCAATGCACTTCTCGAAGTTGCCCAGCACGTACACGGCGATGTCGTGCTCGTTTATCACATCCCGCTCCTCGTCGTTGAGCGCCGCAATCCGCTTGCCAACGCCCCGTGCAAGCCCGACCATGTTGCTCTTTGCCCCGAGCCTTCGTAAGTATTCGGCAATGTCGCAGGCAGGGTGCGGGAGGTGGTGGATCTCAAGGCTCGGGATCACAACCGCGATCTCGGTGCCCACGAGAGGCGAATCGATCACCTCGCCGCCGAGGGGTTTTGCTGCGGCCCGGAGGATATCCACGTCGTCCTTTGGCATGAAGCACAGGAGCACGACCTCGGATGCGATCACCTGTCTCTGGACAATGTATCCCCCGATATCCTCGATCAAGTCCACGATCTCGTTGTTCCGGTAGATGCCGCCCCGGTAGGTGATGGGGACAAGCATCATGGCGGCACCTCGCCCATTTTCGCAAACTTTTCCTGCACAATCGCGTCCACGTCCGCTTCGAGCGTGTCCTCGCTTGCAACAAACCAGAACCTGTCCTTAAAAAAGCGCTCGCGCCGGACCCGGAACCCCTCGGGGGCGATGCACCTGAGCGCGTAGATCAGGTCCTTGTACACCGACTCGCTGGGGTCTGCGACGACAATGTCCTCGACCTCCCCGGGTGTGATGGAGACGTCCCGCAGGATCACCGTGAACCTGTCCGCCTGCTCGACATGGTCCTGCCCGAACCTTTCCAAAAAAATCCTGAGCATAAGGGCGAGGTATGTCTCGTTTGCAAGGACGAGCGTGATCTTGCCTGCGAGCGGGTTGACCGCAGCAAAATCGCGGATCCGCACCAGGCTTGTGATCTTATGCAGCACGCCAACGGCGACAAAGATCGGGATGCCGGGGTCGACCCAGATGTGGAGCTTGAAGATTGCCCGGATCAGGTTATGGTCAAGCAGCACGTCGTTTGCGATCTGCTTGTAGTACTCACCCCCCAACGGTTCGGGGCATTCCACCTCGAAGTACTCAACCGTCTGCATCTAACCTTCCTTGACAAACCCGCTTGCGAGCAGCGCCGAGCCCACGGCACCGATATACTGGGAGTGGCGGGGCACCACGACCTTTACCTGCAGCAGCTCCCCCATCGCGTGCACCAGCCCCTCGATGAGAGATGTCCCGCCGACCATGATGACCGGTTCCTTGATGTCCACTTCCTGCAGCTGCTGCTCGAACACCTGTTCCGCAACGGAATGGCAGGCGGCGGCCGCGACATCCTCCCGGGTGCTGCCCGCGGCAAGGGCATTGACAAGGCTCTGGGTGCCAAAGACGATGCAGTAGCTGTTCATGGGCACGCGGTTGCCGGACCCTTTCATCGCGAGCGGGCCAAGCTCTGTGATGTCGACACCGAGCCGTTTTGCCGTCATCTCTAAAAACCTCCCGCTTGCGCCGGCACAGATCCCGCCCATCGTAAACGACCCCGGGATGCCGTCCTGCACGGAGATCGCCTTGTTGTCCATGCCGCCGATATCGATCACCGTTGCAGGGCCGTGCTGCCGGTCGGCTAGGTACACCGCACCCTTCGAGTTGACGGTCAGCTCCTCCTGGATAAGGTCGGCGCTGATATCCCTGCCGACGAGGAACCGGCCGTATCCCGTTGTGCCTACGGCCTCGATCTCGTCTCTTTTGACCCCTGCCTCGGCGAGCGCGTGGGCGACGACGTCCCGGGCGCTTCCTAAGACCTCTGTGGTGGGCTGCCAGCCCGTGCCGATGATCCGGTTGTCCTTCATGACCACCGCCTTTGTTGTCGATGACCCGGAATCAACGCCCAGCGTGAGCCCCTGCTGGGCTTCCCGGGCGAGCAGCGCCCTCCGGCGTGCGATTGTCGTGAGCGCCTCCATGCGGGTGAGCAGGGTCCCCGCCGTCGTCCGCTCCGTAAACGAGTAGCTGACGACCGGCAGCCGGGAATTGTTGCGGATATACCTGCGGAGCTCGTTTCTCACGATCGCCGCCTCGGCGCACCGGAAGCAGGTGGCAATGAAGATGGCGTCGGCGTCCACGCGCCCTTCGACAAGCGCTTTTGCCCGGGCAATCGCGAGCTTGAGGTCGGGGCTCCGCACCTCAAGGCCGAACTCTTCGAAGTTCTTAATGATGTCCTTTAACGCAATATCCGGGAAGAAGATCTCCCCGTTCACGGACTTTGCCGCCTCGTTGATCTCCTGCTGGACCCCGCTGTACTCAGGGCCGCACGAGAGCTGGGCGATCCGGACCGGTGATGTCATTTCCCGCCTCCCTGCTCAGCGAGGAACCGTTTGATCGCCGCGACGAACCGCACGCCCTCTTCCTCGGATTTGGGGTAGTTTAAGTCAAGGCGCGGGACTTTCTTTTCCCGCACAAGGTACTTGATCAGCTCGTTTGTCCGGGCGCAGCCCATGCAGCCGAATGCAAGGTCGGCTTCGCTGATGACGATCGCCGCGTCGCACGCCTCGATCATCGGGCCGTACAGCGCCATCCTGCCCCTGACCCCGCTGGGCACTTCGACGGCAGCCCACTTCAGCCCCTTCTTGGGCTCCTCCGGCGTGATCTGGAGGGGCACCGATTCGATGCCCGCGGTCTGGATCCGTTCGCGGATGGCGGTTGCAGACGAGAGCGGGGTGTGCCCGTACCGAGCGACAAGGTCGGAGAGTATCAGGCTCGTTGCGGGATAGATGAATATCTTTGCCATAGTCTTTCAGGGCTCCTGCGCTTCGATCAGCTTTTTGAGGGTGTAGATGTCCAGTTTCTTTGACTCCGCCGTGCTCTCCGGTGCCGGGACGCCCCCCGCATCACGGGCCCGGAGTTCAAAAAGCCCGTGCGAAACATACGGCAGGACGGTGGTCTCAAACTCGATCCCGTGGAAACCCGGCCGCGCCCCGCCAAGGTTTGCGCGGCACCTGCGGGGGTCCCCCGGGACAAACCCGCGGTCCTTGGTGAAGATATGGTCCGGATCAACGGCACGCAGTTTTTCGATCAGCCTGTCAACGACATCTTCTGCCCCGTTGATCAAAAGCCCAAAACAGGTCTCCTTGATCATGGCCCCCTCCGAGATCTCATACGCACGGATTGCCAGTTCCGCCGGTGTCAGTGTCGGCGACTCGACCAAGATATACCGGGTTACGCTCCCGGGGTTTTTGGGCACGTATTCCGTCAACGCCCGACCTCCCTGATGTACACAGTCTCCCGCTCCTTAAAATTTTTGAGTTTTCCGGTATCGGTCACGGTCCCGATGATATTGGTCCCTTCAAACGGCTCCGAGGTCGGGCCAAACTCCCGGTTTGCCGACAGCCGCACGCCGACCATCCCCGATCCCTTCCGGGAATCGTTTGTTATCGCAAGGGCTGCGGCAGGGACTTCGCCCGCCGGCAGGTTCTCCGGTATGATCCTGGTGTCGGCCGGGATCCCCGGTTTGAAGAGGAACACATCGTCAAACTTGAAGAACAGGGGCATCATGCCGGCATCATGGTCGGCTAGTCCAGTCAGCCTCCGGAATGTTGCGCAGCTTGCCGGTGCCGCCGCATCGTCAAGGACAATGTCCACGACCTTTGATTCCGGGGCGGTGACGACCGTTGCCGCTTTCTCGTTGAGCACGTCCAGCGTCGTCCCCGGTTCCTGGGAGACGACGATCCGGTCAGCGCCCCGGCTGTCCGCGTGCAGGGTAAACCCGCGGTCCCGTGCGATCTCCTCGGCCCGGGGAAGGGGAACACCGAGAAGGTCGATACGGGCCGGCCGGACGGTGACGCTCAATGTATCCCCGTCCTTTGCGAGCTTTACAAGCTCGATCCCGTGCACCACGTGCCCGACGACACTGTGCGCCGGGCTGCTCTGCACGTCGGAGCGGTAGATGTACACCCCTCCTGAAGAAGGCCCGGAGTTGCGCACCGTGACCGTCCCTTCGCGCCGCGGGTGCCGGTTCTCTGCTGGCACGTCAACTCCGGCATGCGTAGCGTCAAGGATGTGGGTGCTTGTCGCACGGCTGACGGCAAAGGTCCCACTTTCCTGAGCAAAGAGCAGGTGTTCGACGCTCCCGGCAGCTTCGGTCGTGATCTTTTCGGGGCTGTATCCATGTGCGGTCACATCGACCCGTGTGACGACCTGCATCCCCTCTTCAGGCACAAGGTCAAAGTCCGTTGTCGTGAACGACCGGCTCGTGTCCGCCCAGCTGATCACCGGTTCGACTTTTATGATCCGGTCGCCGGTCGACCAGCGGTCAAGGACCGCCCGGCCGCTCACCACGCTCCCGATGACCCCGCCGCTCTCATCTGCGCCGTGATCGGCAGAATGGCGGATCTTTGAAAAGACCAGGTACGAGCGCTGCGGGTCGTACCCCCCGCACCCGAGAATTACGTCCCCGCGCTCGTACAGGGCCTGCCTGCGCTCCGGACGGATGGCGGAGGGAAACGGACCGAACGCGGCAGCGTACCGGTCCTGCCAGTGCAGAAGGAGCCGGTCTGTTATGTCCCCTGCGCCAGAAAATGCCGTCCCCTTCCCCGCGACCTCAACTGTGATCTCGCCGGCTGTGGTGCTGATCGCGAGGCTGTTTGTGGCGGCCTGCTCCTGTGCCGCGGGACGGATTACCGCAACGCAGCAACCCGGGGGTACCGCCGGTAGAATATCCTTAAGCCGGCTTTGCCCATCGACGTCCAGCCTCCTGCCGTCGATGAGGATGGTGACCATGGCCCGCCTCAGGCAGCCGGTTTGCTCATGACCTGCCGCTCTTCTTCTGTCAGGCTTGCAAGCACCTCGGCAGTCTCGCCGATCATGACGATCTTTCCCCCGCGCATGAGCGCAATCCGGTCGCAGATGTCGCGGACAAACTCCATGTCGTGGGACACGACGATAAAAGTCTCTTCCATCTCCTCCCGGGCGTGCATGATGGAGTGCTTGACATCGATTTTGGTGATCGGGTCCATGGTGCCGGTCGGTTCATCGAGGATGACAATGCGGGGCTCGTGGATCAGCACCTGCGCCAGCGCGACCCGGTGGCGCTCCCCCTCGCTGAGCTGTGCGGGCATGCGGTTGAGGATCTCCATGCTTTTTTCCTCGGTAAACCCTGCCATGCGGAGCGTGACGACAGCTTTTCTCATGGCAAGCTCCTTTGGGAACTCCAGCCCGATTGCATCTGTGAGGTTATCAAGCACGTTCCGGTGCGGGAAGAGGTCGTACTCCTGGTGCAGGAGGCCGATGTACTCCTTGGCCCGCCCCCGCTCCTCGACGCCGGGTTTGGTCATGTCGACCCATTCCTCGCCGATCCGGATATTGATCTCCCCGCTCGTGGGTTCGATGATGCCCGAGATGATGCGGGAGAGCGTGGTCTTGCCCGCCCCGCTCTTCCCGATGATCCCGAAGATCTCTTTGGTGAACACCTCGAAATTCACCCCGTTGACCGCACGGACGACTCCCCGGTCCACGGAAATGTAGCGCTTGACCAGGTCGCGGGCAACAACCACTTTCTCGCCAAGCTGGCACTCCTCAAACGTCTCGGTGTCTTCAGCCCCTTTCATGAAGCTGTCGATCACGGCTTTCGGGGTCCCGATTGTTGTGATCTGGCCGTCGACAAGGAGGATTGCGCGGGTCGCCACGTCCTCGATGACCTTGGAGAAGTGGGAGGTGACCACCATGCCCATGTTGTTTGCCGATGCAGCAGTCTTGAGCATGTCATGGACGAGCCGGGCGGTGTTGGGGTCAAGGGTGCCGGTGGGTTCATCGGCAAACAGCATGAACGGCTCTTTTGCGAGCTGGCGTGCGAGCACGACACGCTGCTTTTCCCCTCCCGAGAGGTCGCGGGCGATATGCATCATCCGGTGGGAGAGCTTGACCTGATCGATGAGGTCTGCGGCGCGGTTGATCTTTTTTTCTTCCGGGTATTCCACATCATCGAGTGCATGGATGACGTTCTCGATGACACGGTCGTTCCCGTAGAGGGCAAACGTGCGCTGGAACATGATCGCGGTGCGCACCATCAGCCTGCGGCGCAGCAACTCGTCGGTCCCACCCCAGAGGTCAATGTCAACGGGCGCAAGCCTGCCGCCGCAGCGCGGGCATGGTTTTCCCCCGGCACTCCGGACGTCAATAAAATCGCAGCTGCCGCAGGCAACGACATGGTAGATGATCCTTCCGCTCGTGGGTGGTTGTTCAACTCCCCGCATCAGGTGCATGAGTACCGTCTTACCGGCACCGCTCCTGCCGATGATGCCAAGGACTTCCCCCTCGCCTATCTCGAAATTGATGTTTTTTAACACCCTCGTGCCATTAAAATCCATGCAGAGGTTATCGATCGTAATTAACGGAGCCCTCATAATCCTCTCTTATACCTAATGTGGTACTGGTCACTTATTACTTTTTATATCATACACCGCGACCGCCGCCCTGCCAAAAAATTAAATCCGGCTTACCGGCCCGGCGCTTCGCGTGACAGGACCTCCTGAACAATGGCGATCACCTCGTCAACATGCCTGATCACGTGGTTGGCAGTCCTGTAGAGTTCGGCAGGCCGGTCGCCAGGCTGCTGTTCGGTAAGGATGGCGCAGTCTGCCGCCTGCATGGCACAAAGGTCGTTGATCCCGTCCCCCACCATTACGACACGGTCGTATTCCAGTTTTAGGTCCGCGACGATCTGGGCTTTGATGGACGGTGTTGCCACGCCGTACACCCGGTCACGGGGGATGCCAAGGTGGTCTGCCATGCGCTCAAGTTTTGCCGACCGGTCACCGGACGCGATGAACGTCGGCACGCCCATCCGGTGCAGCGCGGTGACCGCCTCTTTTGCGCCAGGGAACGGGGACCCGCCGGCAGTGATTGTAAACTCAATGGCTTTCTGTGCCATATTCACGATCGCCCCGGAGTTGAGGGTAAGGATCGATTCCCGTTTGCAGACGTGCCACACATCTTTTATGCATTCCTGCAGGTCTCTTACGAGCGCATGGGTATCGGTATAGAGCACATCGCCCACCTCTTCTGCCGTCGTGACCTTGCGCGTGCAGCTCACGCCAAACCCGATATCATTCTCGACAAGGTAGGTGGACAGGAGCGTGTCCGGCAGCGCACTGATGATCGCCTTGGAGCTGACCGGTAGGACGACCAGCACGCGGTCAGCGGACGCGAACGTAAGCGTCGTGGTCTCAACTCCGGGCAACAACTTCCCGGACCCGATATCCTTTGCAACGCGGTAGGTTGAGAGCAGGGTCCCGGCACTGTCAAAAACAACGGCGACGCTCATGCTTGATCCCTCATTGATAAACTCTATGTAGTCCGGTATTCATTGAATCTTTGAAGATGATGTTGGTTACTGAAACTGCAGACAAAATAAAGCGCATGGAGATACGCGGGGCGGGGAGGATCGCACGGGCTGCGGCGCAGGCGCTGCGCGACCATGCAGTGGCGACAGGCACCCGGGACCTGGAAGCGTTCAGGAGCGAAATGCGCAGGGCTGCCGACGCCCTCGTCGCCACCCGGCCGACGGCGGTCTCCCTCCCAAACGCCGTCCATATTGTTATTGCCGGGCTGGATGGGGCAGACAGTGCGGAGGTGGCAAGGGAGAGCGTGGTCCGGCGTGCAGAAGAGTTCATCGAATCGTCCCTGCACGCGGTGGAAGAGATCGCACAGATCGGCGCCCGGCATATCAGCGACGGTGACACGATCCTCACCCACTGCAACTCCGAAGCAGCCCTTGCCTGCATCGTCACTGCGCATAAAGCGGGTAAGGATATCGGGGTGTTTGCCACGGAAGTGCGCCCACGCAACCAGGGGCTTGTTACGATCCGGACCTTGAACGATGCCGGCATAAAAACGAACTTCATAGTGGACTCTGCCGTGCGGTCGTTCATGAACGATATCGACCTCGTGATCGTCGGGGCGGACGCGGTGACCGTGAACGGGGCGGTCATCAACAAGATCGGCACCTCGCAGGTCGCACAAGCGGCGCACGAGGCGCGGGTGAACGTGGTCGTTGCAGCGGAGACCTACAAGTTTGCGCCGCGCACGATCATCGGCGAAATGATCGAGATCGAGGAGCGCCCTGCACAGGAGGTGCTCCCCGACGATATCGCCCGCACCCTCCCGCACGTGACGGTAAGAAACCCGGGCTTTGATGTCACTCCCGCGGGATACATCGACATGATCATCACCGAGGCGGGGGCGATCCCGCCGCAGATGGCGTACGTGATCATCAGGGAATACCTTGGCTGGGGGATTGAGGAATTCCATAAGACCTTTGAGATCAATACCAGACATATGGAGTGAGCCCATGCAGGACGTCATTGCGACCTATTATTTCAGGCCGGCAGACGGCACAACACCCGGGGCGGCGGCACAGGCGATCTGCGAGGAGCAGACGACAGGCACGTGGACCGATATCTCGACCCGGGCCGACTATGTAAAAAGGCTTGACGGGATAGTCGATTCCCTTGTCCCGCAGGGAAACGGGTACGTCGCCCGCATACGGTACCCTGCCGAAATATTTGAGCCGGGCAACATGGCGCAGTACGTCTCGGTGGTGGCAGGAAACCTCTTTGGCCTTCGCCGGCTTGAATCGGTCCGGCTCATGGACGTCGAATTACCGGACGCGCTCGCACGGTTCAGGGGCCCGAAGTTCGGCATCACCGGTGTCCGGAGGCTGATCGGGAGCAGGGACCGGCCCCACGTGGGCACCATCATCAAACCGAAGGTCGGCCTGAGCCCGGAAGACACCGCCTCGGTCGCGTACCAGGCGGCAATCGGCGGCATTGACCTGATCAAGGACGACGAGACGCTCACCGACCAGCAGTTCTGCCCGATCGACCGCCGCCTCCCGCTGGTCATGAAGCGCCTCGAGGAGGCAAAGGACGAGACCGGGAGGGAGGTGCTGTACGCTGTAAACATCTCCACCCGGGCTGACCAGATCATCGGGCGAGCACTGCACGCGCTCGAACTGGGCGCAAACATGCTCATGGTCGATGTGTTCACAACCGGCTTTGGCGCCCTGCAGGCAATTGGCGAGGACTCAAGAATCAGGGTGCCAGTCCATGTCCACCGCACCATGCATGCAGCATTCACAAGGAACCCGGAGCATGGCATCGCGATGCGCCCGTGGGCGAGGATCATACGGATGCTGGGGGCCGACCAGCTCCACACCGGGGCTGTCGGCGGGAAGATGAGCCATGATGCGCCGGAAGTGAAAGCGAGTGTCGAAGCGCTCAGGTGCGCCTGTTATGGCATGAAGCCGGCATTCCCCGTTTCGAGCGGGGGGCTCCATCCCGGGAACGTATCACACGAGCTTGCCACGCTGGGCACGGACATCATACTGCAGGCCGGCGGGGGGATCCATGGGCACCCGGACGGGACTGCCGCCGGTGCAAAGGCGATGCAGCAGGCAGTGGACGCGTTCATGGAGCACATCAGCGTAGAAGAGTATGCAAAAGACCATTATGAACTTGAGCGGGCACTCAGGAAATGGGGCACCGGCTGAAAGATTTAAAAAAAAAAGGTGGAGAATTTTTTATGGAGATACCGTTTACAAAGATGCACGGGAATGGCAACGACTTTATCTTAATTGATGAATTTGAAAAGACGATCATACCGGATGAGATGAAAGCGCAGTTTGCCGCCAGTTACTGCGACCGCCGGTTCGGGATCGGGGCGGACGGCGTCATCTACCTCTTAAAATCACAAAAAAGCGATCTTAAGATGCGTATCCTCCAGCCCGATGAGAGCGAGGCGGAGATGTGCGGGAACGGCATCCGCTGCCTCGCAAAGTTCGCGTATGATAAAAAATACGCAAAGGAGTCCTGCACGGTAGAGACTCCTGCAGGCGGGATCGGCGTCGCAATGGGATACAAAGAGGACGAGTTCTCCGCCACCATCGCCATGCCTGCCCCGAAATTCGACCGCAAGGACATTCCGGCAACCGGCGAGGGTGAATACAGGGAAAGAATAGGGGAGTACGAGGTCTATGCCGTCAACACCGGAGTCCCCCATGCCGTGATCTTTGTCGGTGACGTGGAGAGCGTGGACATCGCAGCCGTCGCCCCTGCCATCCGTCGCCACGCATCGTTCCCGAACGGGGCGAACGTGAACTTTGTCCAGAAGGGCAGTGACGACACCATCACCATCCGCACGTTTGAACGGGGCGTGGAGGCAGAGACGCTTTCGTGCGGCACCGGCGCGACGGCTGCCGCTGCGGTGGCGCACAAGCTCGGGTTTGCCGGAACCACGGTACATGTCGAGACCAATGGCGGGCCGCTCACGATAACTCTTAACGGTGTCGCAAAGATGGAAGGGGCGGCAACAACGGTGTTTGCGGGTTTTATCACATTCTGATCATTTTATCCCCACAACTTCTCCCGGCAAGAGGGACAACCGATCGCCCGGTGTTGATTTTTGGAAATTGTGCAGGGTCCGTCCCCACCTTTGTAACAATAGTAATCACGATTTTTTAAAAGCAGACGCACATTAATTATAAAAACCGTGAGGAAAAGAAGAATGCTTATTGGAGTATTTTTACACCATTCTTCTGTATTTTTTTCGACCTGTGATTTGAACTGACTGTGCGAAGAGTTGAGGGTTCTCAAACGCTGGTCATAACCTTTTTTCAGGTTCAACCTTCTCATGCCACTGCCTTTCTCCAGTGCCCGCAGTATTAGTAAACCATTAATACTTGACACAGCGATGAGAACGTATTTATAAATCAGAATATCTGTCGCATATCGGGTCTGTCTGCAGCATTCCGGGAGCACGGGGAGCCGGGCAGCATCGCGGGGTCAGGACCCCAAAGACCTGGAACGAAAGTCAAACGGTCGGGGTGACTGGTGGCGGCAAAAAAGAAGAAGGTGCCGGTAAAGAAAGGCGCAGGTACGGAACGCCCCGAACGTCCCCCGAATAATGAGGTGGAAAAAGCGCTGCCGGAAGGTGAGGTAAACCTCCATCAGGCGCTTTCCGGATCTGAAACCGGCATGTGGGAACTGGACATTCCCACGATGAGGGGTGCAATCGATGACCGGGCTGCACAGATCCTCGGTTACCGGAAACAGGATATCGGATCTCATATTACTGATTGGAATGCATTAGCGCATCCTGACGACATTCCCCTTATTCAAAAAAGACTTTCCGATTGTCTGGAGGGGCGCACACCCCTTTTTGAATCTGAACACCGTATGCGGCATGCTTCGGGTGAATGGATCTGGGTAGCTGGCAAAGGAAGAGTAGCCCACAGACTTCGGGACGGGTCACCCGTTTCGATCAACGGGACCATGCAGAACATCACCGGACGCAAGAAAGTGGAAGAGGAGCTCAAAAAGAGCGAGGAGCGGTACCGTGATCTTGCCGACAGCATCACCGATATTTTCTTTGCAATGGATAAGGATCTGCGCTATACCTACTGGAATAAAGCATCTGAAGAGCTGACAGGGATTCCGGCGCAGGATGCAATCGGAAAAACCATCTATGAGATCTTTTCTGATACTCCGGACACCCTGCGGGCAGTGGATGTGTATAAGGAGGTGATCCGGACTCACCAGCCGCGGAGTTTTGTAAACGAATATATTCTGGGGGGAAAGCATCTCTTTTTTGAGATTGAAGCCTACCCGTCTGCGGGTGGCATTGCTGTTTTCACCAAGAACATTTCCGGGCGCAAGCAGGCAGACGAAACGATGCAGCGCCAGGCTCAGATCATAGATCAGGTTCATGAGGCGATCATCAGCACCGACCTGAAAGGTTTCATTGTGGGGTGGAACCGGGGCGCAGAAAAGATGTTTGGATATTCTGCAGAGGAAGTGTTGGGCAAACCGGTGTCCCTTATTTATCCTAAGGATCAGCTCTTGTTTCTCACAGAAGAGATCCAGCCGCAGGTAAGAGTGAAAGGCTGGCATGAAACCGAGGCCCGGTTACGCAGCAAATCCGAAAAAGAGTTTCCGGTCCACCTCCTGCTTGCGGTGCTCAGGGACGCCAAAGGCACGGTGGTCGGGTTCACCGGGTCTGCATTCGATATCTCCGAACGCAAGCGGGCAGAAGCAGCACTCAAAAAAGCGGCACTCGACTGGCAGACCACTTTTGACTCAGCTCAGGACGGCATCTGCCTTTTTGACGCCGGCCAGCGGATAAAAATGTGCAACCACATGATGCTGGAGATCTTCGGTATCAAGGATGCAGGTGATATTATCGGGCGGCACTGCTGGGAAGTGGTGCATGGTACCACTGGACCGATCCCCGGCTGCCCATATGTCCGGATGAAGGTTTCGCTCCAGCGGGAGACGATGGAGCTGGAGTTCGATGGCCGCTGGTTTATTGTTGTTGTTGACCCGATTCTTGATGAGGCACGAACCCTCGTAGGTGCAGTTCACAGCATCCGCGACATCACCAAGAGAAAACAGGCAGAAGAGGCGTTGCGCGAGTCAGAAAATACTTTTGCCGCTGCATTCCGGAACAGCCCGGTTGCGTTAACGATCGTGTCCGCAGCCGATGGTACATTTGTCGATGTAAACGATACCTTTGTGAGGAACACCGGCTTTTCACTCCAGGAAATCATCGGCAAGACAGCAGAAAAGCTGGGGATTTTTGCCGATACTGCTGAACATGAGCGGATGATTGCCCTGCTCAGGAAGCAGGGTTCTGTTGATGGGATGGAGATGAAGGTCCGGATAAAAACCGGAGAGTTCCGGATCTGCCGGATTTCAACCAGTCTTATTATAAAGGGGAAAAAGCCGCATTCCCTCTCTACCATAGAAGATATCACCGATATCAAACGGGCAGAAGAGGCGCTCCTGGAATTCAATAAAAAATTACAGCAGGGGATTGAGGAAAAAACGGCAGCACTCCGCGAGAACGAACTCAGGCACCGCCTGCTGTTTGAGTCCTCACGGGACGCCATCATGACGCTGGAACCGCCGGACTGGCGGTTCACATCAGGCAATCCCGCCGCACTTGCAATGTTTTGTGCAAAAGACGAGCCTGAATTTACCTCAGCAGCACCGTGGGATCTGTCGCCGGAATACCAGCCGGACGGACGGCCATCAGGTGAGAAGGCAAAGGAGATGATTG
Above is a genomic segment from Methanoregula sp. containing:
- a CDS encoding methanogenesis marker 15 protein; amino-acid sequence: MTSPVRIAQLSCGPEYSGVQQEINEAAKSVNGEIFFPDIALKDIIKNFEEFGLEVRSPDLKLAIARAKALVEGRVDADAIFIATCFRCAEAAIVRNELRRYIRNNSRLPVVSYSFTERTTAGTLLTRMEALTTIARRRALLAREAQQGLTLGVDSGSSTTKAVVMKDNRIIGTGWQPTTEVLGSARDVVAHALAEAGVKRDEIEAVGTTGYGRFLVGRDISADLIQEELTVNSKGAVYLADRQHGPATVIDIGGMDNKAISVQDGIPGSFTMGGICAGASGRFLEMTAKRLGVDITELGPLAMKGSGNRVPMNSYCIVFGTQSLVNALAAGSTREDVAAAACHSVAEQVFEQQLQEVDIKEPVIMVGGTSLIEGLVHAMGELLQVKVVVPRHSQYIGAVGSALLASGFVKEG
- a CDS encoding methanogenesis marker 17 protein produces the protein MQTVEYFEVECPEPLGGEYYKQIANDVLLDHNLIRAIFKLHIWVDPGIPIFVAVGVLHKITSLVRIRDFAAVNPLAGKITLVLANETYLALMLRIFLERFGQDHVEQADRFTVILRDVSITPGEVEDIVVADPSESVYKDLIYALRCIAPEGFRVRRERFFKDRFWFVASEDTLEADVDAIVQEKFAKMGEVPP
- a CDS encoding HAD family hydrolase; its protein translation is MSVAVVFDSAGTLLSTYRVAKDIGSGKLLPGVETTTLTFASADRVLVVLPVSSKAIISALPDTLLSTYLVENDIGFGVSCTRKVTTAEEVGDVLYTDTHALVRDLQECIKDVWHVCKRESILTLNSGAIVNMAQKAIEFTITAGGSPFPGAKEAVTALHRMGVPTFIASGDRSAKLERMADHLGIPRDRVYGVATPSIKAQIVADLKLEYDRVVMVGDGINDLCAMQAADCAILTEQQPGDRPAELYRTANHVIRHVDEVIAIVQEVLSREAPGR
- a CDS encoding methanogenesis marker 5 protein, coding for MAKIFIYPATSLILSDLVARYGHTPLSSATAIRERIQTAGIESVPLQITPEEPKKGLKWAAVEVPSGVRGRMALYGPMIEACDAAIVISEADLAFGCMGCARTNELIKYLVREKKVPRLDLNYPKSEEEGVRFVAAIKRFLAEQGGGK
- a CDS encoding methanogenesis marker 6 protein, which translates into the protein MTEYVPKNPGSVTRYILVESPTLTPAELAIRAYEISEGAMIKETCFGLLINGAEDVVDRLIEKLRAVDPDHIFTKDRGFVPGDPRRCRANLGGARPGFHGIEFETTVLPYVSHGLFELRARDAGGVPAPESTAESKKLDIYTLKKLIEAQEP
- the atwA gene encoding methyl coenzyme M reductase system, component A2, translated to MRAPLITIDNLCMDFNGTRVLKNINFEIGEGEVLGIIGRSGAGKTVLMHLMRGVEQPPTSGRIIYHVVACGSCDFIDVRSAGGKPCPRCGGRLAPVDIDLWGGTDELLRRRLMVRTAIMFQRTFALYGNDRVIENVIHALDDVEYPEEKKINRAADLIDQVKLSHRMMHIARDLSGGEKQRVVLARQLAKEPFMLFADEPTGTLDPNTARLVHDMLKTAASANNMGMVVTSHFSKVIEDVATRAILLVDGQITTIGTPKAVIDSFMKGAEDTETFEECQLGEKVVVARDLVKRYISVDRGVVRAVNGVNFEVFTKEIFGIIGKSGAGKTTLSRIISGIIEPTSGEINIRIGEEWVDMTKPGVEERGRAKEYIGLLHQEYDLFPHRNVLDNLTDAIGLEFPKELAMRKAVVTLRMAGFTEEKSMEILNRMPAQLSEGERHRVALAQVLIHEPRIVILDEPTGTMDPITKIDVKHSIMHAREEMEETFIVVSHDMEFVRDICDRIALMRGGKIVMIGETAEVLASLTEEERQVMSKPAA
- a CDS encoding methanogenesis marker 7 protein; the protein is MMLVPITYRGGIYRNNEIVDLIEDIGGYIVQRQVIASEVVLLCFMPKDDVDILRAAAKPLGGEVIDSPLVGTEIAVVIPSLEIHHLPHPACDIAEYLRRLGAKSNMVGLARGVGKRIAALNDEERDVINEHDIAVYVLGNFEKCIEHKMPALRRGIEVPIVLCGGPDAEALGRITNPPVDGYVGNVGRFMHRTKETEELTKLDEIVSEITRVLEKKRVSIAKDPLSVSPARIMDLIKEHVPEIHAVTSPTPLTVQMSGLRVKLPYDSFAETIKSIGVEDGITVGDVSDLSPSRMRDYILVRIRPFSETNVVV
- a CDS encoding methanogenesis marker 3 protein: MVTILIDGRRLDVDGQSRLKDILPAVPPGCCVAVIRPAAQEQAATNSLAISTTAGEITVEVAGKGTAFSGAGDITDRLLLHWQDRYAAAFGPFPSAIRPERRQALYERGDVILGCGGYDPQRSYLVFSKIRHSADHGADESGGVIGSVVSGRAVLDRWSTGDRIIKVEPVISWADTSRSFTTTDFDLVPEEGMQVVTRVDVTAHGYSPEKITTEAAGSVEHLLFAQESGTFAVSRATSTHILDATHAGVDVPAENRHPRREGTVTVRNSGPSSGGVYIYRSDVQSSPAHSVVGHVVHGIELVKLAKDGDTLSVTVRPARIDLLGVPLPRAEEIARDRGFTLHADSRGADRIVVSQEPGTTLDVLNEKAATVVTAPESKVVDIVLDDAAAPASCATFRRLTGLADHDAGMMPLFFKFDDVFLFKPGIPADTRIIPENLPAGEVPAAALAITNDSRKGSGMVGVRLSANREFGPTSEPFEGTNIIGTVTDTGKLKNFKERETVYIREVGR